One genomic region from Longimicrobium sp. encodes:
- a CDS encoding nucleotide exchange factor GrpE — MTDHTEHDAAEAQPVAENADAQPAEAEAPAQPAGDPELSSLRDRHLRLAAEFDNYRKRVERERTEAFVRAQAQLLERLLEPLDDLQRIADFDPATTASSALHEGAEMVERKFLRAMESAGLEIVEAEGKDFDPAIHEALTTVPAAAAEDDDTVAQVFQKGYRFKGLLLRPARVVVRKFNG, encoded by the coding sequence ATGACCGACCATACCGAGCACGACGCCGCCGAAGCACAGCCGGTCGCCGAGAACGCCGACGCGCAGCCCGCCGAGGCCGAGGCGCCCGCGCAGCCCGCGGGCGACCCCGAGCTCAGCTCGCTGCGCGACCGGCACCTGCGGCTGGCGGCGGAGTTCGACAACTACCGCAAGCGCGTGGAGCGCGAGCGCACCGAGGCGTTCGTGCGCGCCCAGGCGCAGCTGCTGGAGCGCCTGCTGGAGCCGCTCGACGACCTGCAGCGCATCGCCGACTTCGACCCCGCCACCACCGCCTCCTCCGCGCTGCACGAGGGCGCCGAGATGGTGGAGCGCAAGTTCCTGCGCGCCATGGAGTCCGCGGGGCTGGAGATCGTGGAGGCGGAGGGGAAGGACTTCGACCCCGCCATCCACGAGGCGCTGACCACCGTCCCCGCCGCGGCGGCCGAGGACGACGACACGGTGGCGCAGGTGTTCCAGAAGGGGTACCGCTTCAAGGGGCTGCTCCTTCGCCCCGCCCGGGTGGTCGTCCGCAAGTTCAACGGCTGA
- a CDS encoding J domain-containing protein, producing the protein MATQTKDFYRILGVADNATPDEIKKSYRKLAKQYHPDANPNDAAAAERFKEVSEAYSVLSDEAKRKQYDQMRKFGGLGGFTGGGGFRPGASRPGAGGATSQTFSFEDLDVGGLGDIFGSMFDFGGSKKRGAGRPGPQRGENIEYAVDIPFRTAARGGKITVQLQVTEECTVCHGSGGKPGTPVNPCPECKGSGTITFGGGSFGVTRPCPNCMGKGKVPADPCTRCGGQGQVREVRPVNVTVPAGVDNNSRVRLAGQGEKGAAGGPAGDLVLTFRVQPDKFFTRDGLDVSCDIHVNLAQAMLGSRVRVRTLDENPVVVKIPGGTQHGKRIRIKGQGIEKGGRRGDQYIRVMVDLPEELTDEQRRKFEEFADTAGLKH; encoded by the coding sequence ATGGCCACACAGACCAAGGACTTCTACCGCATCCTGGGCGTGGCGGACAACGCCACCCCGGACGAGATCAAGAAGTCGTACCGCAAGCTCGCCAAGCAGTACCACCCGGACGCGAACCCCAACGACGCGGCCGCCGCGGAGCGCTTCAAGGAAGTCTCCGAAGCGTACTCCGTGCTCTCCGACGAGGCAAAGCGCAAGCAGTACGACCAGATGCGCAAGTTCGGCGGGCTGGGCGGCTTCACCGGCGGGGGCGGCTTCCGGCCCGGTGCTTCGCGTCCGGGGGCGGGCGGCGCCACGAGCCAGACCTTCTCCTTCGAAGACCTGGACGTCGGCGGGCTGGGCGACATCTTCGGCTCGATGTTCGACTTCGGCGGCTCAAAGAAGCGCGGCGCCGGGCGCCCTGGCCCGCAGCGCGGCGAGAACATCGAGTACGCGGTCGACATCCCGTTCCGCACGGCGGCGCGCGGCGGAAAGATCACCGTGCAGCTGCAGGTTACGGAGGAGTGCACGGTGTGCCACGGCAGCGGGGGAAAGCCCGGGACGCCGGTCAACCCCTGCCCGGAGTGCAAGGGGAGCGGTACCATCACCTTCGGCGGCGGGAGCTTCGGCGTCACCCGGCCGTGCCCCAACTGCATGGGGAAGGGCAAGGTCCCCGCGGACCCGTGCACGCGCTGCGGCGGCCAGGGGCAGGTGCGCGAGGTGCGGCCGGTGAACGTCACCGTGCCCGCTGGCGTGGACAACAACTCGCGGGTGCGGCTGGCGGGGCAGGGGGAGAAGGGCGCCGCCGGCGGCCCGGCGGGCGACCTGGTCCTCACCTTCCGCGTGCAGCCGGACAAGTTCTTCACGCGCGACGGGCTGGACGTGAGCTGCGACATCCACGTGAACCTGGCCCAGGCCATGCTGGGCTCCAGGGTTCGGGTGCGCACGCTCGACGAGAACCCCGTCGTCGTCAAGATCCCGGGCGGGACGCAGCATGGAAAGCGCATCCGCATCAAGGGGCAGGGGATCGAAAAGGGCGGGCGGCGTGGCGACCAGTACATCCGCGTGATGGTGGACCTGCCGGAGGAGCTGACGGACGAGCAGCGGCGCAAGTTCGAGGAGTTCGCCGATACGGCCGGGCTCAAGCACTGA
- a CDS encoding glycoside hydrolase family 3 protein, translating to MLMRFDARARALVKRMTLAEKVGQMTQADQQFIRDPADVENLFLGSVLSGGDSDPPAGNTLEAWRDRYESLQERTRRTRLRIPLLHGIDAVHGNSNVLGAVIFPHNVGLGATRNPRLVQRVAEITAAETRAIGVNWTFAPCICVPQDIRWGRSYEGYSEDPEIVSLLGAAAVRGYQGSTLRGPLRVAATPKHFVGDGGTLAGTGVEKGLDQGDTRVDEETLRRVHLYPYRAAIDAGAAAIMPSYSSWNGIKVTGDRRLLTEILKEEMGFDGFLISDYDAIDQVHSDYKTAIAISINAGIDMVMVPARYREFIGLLTELVNERRVPTSRIDDAVVRILRVKLAMGLMEPGYDFRADRALEQSFGGAEHRAVARQAVRESMVLLKNANRVLPLSKSARRIHVAGKSADDIGNQSGGWTITWQGKSGPVTPGGTTILAALRRAAPAAEITYSLDASGAAGADAVVVVIGETPYAEMKGDRQYLALDEADLTAVANARASGIPVVVVLVSGRPLILGRALDRADAFLAAWLPGTEGDGVADVLFGDYAPTGRLPYTWPRSMDQLPLGAGGAVPLFPLGYGLTY from the coding sequence ATGCTGATGCGCTTCGACGCCCGCGCCCGCGCGTTGGTGAAGCGGATGACGCTGGCCGAGAAGGTGGGCCAGATGACGCAGGCGGACCAGCAGTTCATCCGCGACCCGGCCGACGTCGAGAACCTCTTCCTCGGCTCCGTCCTGAGCGGCGGCGATTCGGATCCGCCAGCTGGAAACACGCTGGAGGCGTGGCGTGACCGCTACGAGTCGCTCCAGGAGCGCACCCGCCGCACCCGCCTGCGCATCCCGCTCCTCCACGGCATCGACGCCGTGCACGGCAACAGCAACGTGCTGGGCGCGGTCATCTTCCCCCACAACGTCGGCCTGGGTGCCACCCGCAACCCGCGCCTCGTCCAGCGCGTCGCCGAGATCACCGCCGCCGAGACGCGCGCCATCGGCGTGAATTGGACGTTCGCGCCCTGCATCTGCGTGCCGCAGGACATACGCTGGGGGCGCAGCTACGAGGGTTACTCGGAAGATCCGGAGATCGTCTCCCTCCTTGGCGCGGCCGCGGTCCGCGGCTATCAGGGGAGCACGCTGCGCGGCCCGCTTCGTGTCGCCGCCACCCCCAAGCACTTCGTGGGCGATGGCGGCACGCTGGCGGGTACGGGCGTGGAAAAGGGCCTCGATCAGGGCGACACGCGCGTGGACGAGGAGACGCTCCGGCGCGTGCACCTGTACCCGTACCGTGCCGCGATTGACGCGGGCGCGGCCGCCATCATGCCCTCCTACAGCAGTTGGAACGGCATCAAGGTCACCGGCGACCGCCGCCTGCTGACCGAGATTCTGAAGGAGGAGATGGGCTTCGACGGCTTCCTGATCTCCGACTACGACGCCATCGACCAGGTGCACTCCGACTACAAGACTGCGATCGCGATCTCGATCAACGCCGGAATCGACATGGTGATGGTCCCCGCACGCTACCGCGAGTTCATCGGCCTGCTCACCGAGCTGGTGAATGAGCGCCGCGTGCCGACATCGCGCATCGACGACGCGGTCGTGCGCATCCTGCGCGTGAAGCTGGCGATGGGGCTGATGGAGCCCGGCTACGACTTCCGCGCGGACCGTGCGCTGGAGCAGAGCTTCGGCGGCGCGGAGCACCGGGCGGTGGCGAGGCAGGCGGTGCGCGAGTCGATGGTGCTCCTCAAGAACGCCAACCGCGTCCTCCCGCTGTCGAAGTCCGCGCGCCGCATCCATGTCGCCGGCAAGAGCGCGGACGACATCGGCAACCAGTCCGGCGGGTGGACGATCACCTGGCAGGGGAAGTCTGGCCCCGTGACCCCGGGCGGCACCACCATCCTCGCCGCCCTCCGCCGCGCCGCCCCCGCCGCCGAGATCACCTACTCCCTCGACGCCAGCGGAGCCGCCGGCGCCGACGCCGTCGTCGTGGTGATCGGCGAGACGCCGTACGCGGAGATGAAGGGCGACCGGCAGTATCTCGCCCTCGACGAAGCGGACCTCACCGCCGTCGCCAACGCGCGCGCCTCTGGGATTCCCGTGGTCGTGGTCCTGGTCTCCGGCCGCCCCCTGATCCTGGGCCGTGCCCTCGACCGGGCCGACGCCTTCCTCGCTGCCTGGCTACCCGGCACCGAAGGCGACGGCGTCGCGGACGTCCTCTTCGGCGACTACGCCCCCACCGGCCGCCTCCCCTACACCTGGCCCCGCTCCATGGATCAGCTCCCCCTCGGCGCGGGCGGCGCCGTACCGCTCTTCCCCCTCGGCTATGGCCTTACCTACTAG
- the mnmA gene encoding tRNA 2-thiouridine(34) synthase MnmA, with amino-acid sequence MEKRTVLVAMSGGVDSSVAAALLVEQGHRVIGVTMKTFCYSEAEGNGPGKSCCGLDGIMDARSVADRLGIPHYVFDVEREFTRDVIDDFVQEYAAGRTPNPCVRCNGNTKFRDLLRRGAMLGCDAIATGHYARMGTGADGRAVLLRGVDAKKDQSYFLWALPPEILPKLMFPLGELTKPEVREKARELGLTTAEKPESMEICFVPTGDYVDVLEKRLVPGHAALAPGKLVTTSGELIGEHSGYARYTVGQRKGLPGGRGLPLYVLGSRPDTREVVVGSLAELERDDVVIAELNWLARAPEVGAGIQVQIRSRASAVPATVRALADGAIELALVLPQRAVTPGQSAVLFDGEVVLGGGRIAS; translated from the coding sequence ATGGAGAAGCGGACGGTTCTGGTGGCGATGTCGGGGGGGGTGGATTCGTCGGTGGCGGCGGCGCTGCTTGTGGAGCAGGGGCACCGCGTGATCGGCGTGACCATGAAGACCTTCTGCTATTCGGAGGCGGAAGGGAACGGCCCCGGCAAGAGCTGCTGCGGGCTGGACGGGATCATGGACGCGCGGAGCGTGGCGGACCGGCTCGGGATTCCCCATTACGTCTTCGACGTGGAGCGGGAGTTCACGCGCGACGTGATCGACGACTTCGTGCAGGAGTACGCCGCCGGGCGCACTCCCAACCCCTGCGTGCGCTGCAACGGCAACACCAAGTTCCGCGACCTCCTTCGCCGCGGCGCCATGCTCGGCTGCGACGCCATCGCCACCGGCCACTACGCGCGCATGGGCACCGGCGCGGATGGCCGGGCCGTGCTGCTGCGCGGGGTGGATGCCAAAAAGGATCAGAGCTACTTCCTTTGGGCCCTGCCGCCGGAGATCCTTCCGAAGCTGATGTTCCCGCTGGGCGAGCTCACCAAGCCCGAGGTGCGTGAGAAGGCACGCGAGCTGGGGCTCACGACCGCGGAGAAGCCGGAGAGCATGGAGATCTGCTTCGTGCCGACGGGCGACTACGTGGACGTGCTGGAGAAGCGGCTGGTGCCCGGCCACGCCGCCCTCGCGCCGGGGAAGCTGGTGACCACGAGCGGTGAGCTGATCGGCGAGCACTCCGGCTACGCGCGCTATACCGTCGGGCAGCGGAAGGGGCTCCCCGGCGGGCGCGGGCTCCCGCTCTACGTCCTCGGCTCGCGCCCGGACACGCGCGAGGTGGTCGTGGGCTCGCTGGCGGAGCTGGAGCGGGACGACGTGGTCATTGCGGAGCTGAACTGGCTCGCGCGGGCGCCGGAGGTGGGGGCCGGCATCCAGGTGCAGATCCGCAGCCGCGCATCCGCCGTCCCCGCTACGGTGCGCGCGCTCGCGGACGGCGCCATCGAGCTTGCCCTCGTCCTGCCGCAGCGCGCGGTGACGCCGGGGCAGTCGGCGGTGCTGTTCGATGGGGAGGTGGTGCTGGGAGGCGGGCGGATCGCGTCCTGA
- a CDS encoding addiction module protein, with protein MNKIPLSEIMQLSVNERMELIELIWDSLAAEPEFVEMTDDLRHELDRRLEALKADPGAGRPWAEIEARLLASG; from the coding sequence ATGAACAAGATCCCGCTTTCCGAAATCATGCAGCTCAGCGTGAATGAGCGCATGGAGCTCATCGAGCTCATCTGGGACAGCCTCGCCGCTGAGCCCGAGTTCGTCGAAATGACCGACGACCTCCGTCACGAACTGGACCGTCGCCTGGAGGCGCTGAAGGCAGATCCGGGCGCGGGTCGCCCCTGGGCCGAGATCGAGGCCCGCCTCCTTGCATCGGGGTGA
- a CDS encoding type II toxin-antitoxin system RelE/ParE family toxin, whose amino-acid sequence MSYSVIVRPEAEEDVESAYRWYQRKSRDRGTYFLRVVRALLGTIERNPGIYPKVYQDVHRALLRGFPYAIYYVEEGDVIHVVACTHTRRHPRRWRSRI is encoded by the coding sequence GTGAGCTACTCCGTCATCGTTCGCCCCGAGGCAGAAGAGGACGTCGAATCCGCGTATCGCTGGTACCAGAGGAAGAGCCGTGATCGCGGCACCTACTTCCTGCGCGTAGTACGGGCCTTACTCGGCACGATCGAGAGGAACCCCGGGATCTATCCGAAGGTGTACCAAGACGTGCACCGGGCACTGCTCCGGGGTTTTCCGTACGCCATATACTACGTAGAGGAGGGCGACGTAATCCACGTCGTGGCGTGCACGCATACAAGGCGGCATCCGCGGCGCTGGCGATCACGAATTTGA
- a CDS encoding cysteine desulfurase family protein, producing MDTPVYLDYAATAPLRPEARRALLEVLDGAWGNPSSVHRWGRQSRAILDDARARLARLIGASPAEIVFTRAGTEADNLAVLGRARTLPGAPLVCSAVEHRAVLAAVSEAGAPAVILPVDEHGVVRLEALDEALAAGPAVVSVMWANNETGVVQPVAEIAERCAAAGVAFHSDAVPALGRLPVRADQVPAAMLSFSAHKVGGPKGIGALFVRRGTQLAPMVHGGGQERGLRPGTEDVAGALAFAAAAEAAEAERETSVRRLGALRDRLEIGLRERVPRIQVNGVGAERLANVSNLSVPDADPEMLLVGLDLEGIAASSGSACSSGAVQPSHVLLAMGIAPELAGPSVRFSLGWGTLEAEVERVLEVFPAVAERVRS from the coding sequence ATGGACACGCCCGTTTACCTCGACTACGCCGCCACCGCGCCCCTCCGCCCGGAGGCGCGCCGCGCGCTGCTGGAGGTGCTCGACGGCGCGTGGGGGAACCCGTCCAGCGTGCACCGCTGGGGCCGCCAGAGCCGCGCCATCCTGGACGACGCGCGCGCACGGCTAGCCCGCTTGATCGGCGCATCGCCGGCGGAGATCGTCTTCACCCGGGCCGGCACCGAGGCGGACAACCTGGCCGTCCTGGGCCGCGCGCGGACGCTCCCCGGCGCTCCCCTCGTCTGCTCGGCCGTGGAGCACAGGGCCGTGCTCGCGGCCGTGAGCGAGGCGGGCGCCCCGGCAGTGATCCTCCCGGTGGACGAGCACGGAGTCGTCCGCCTGGAGGCGCTGGATGAGGCGCTCGCGGCGGGGCCGGCGGTGGTGTCGGTGATGTGGGCGAACAACGAGACAGGGGTCGTGCAGCCCGTTGCCGAGATCGCGGAGCGGTGCGCGGCGGCGGGCGTCGCGTTCCACTCGGACGCGGTGCCGGCGCTGGGGCGGCTCCCGGTGCGCGCGGACCAGGTGCCGGCGGCGATGCTGTCGTTCAGCGCGCACAAGGTGGGTGGCCCCAAGGGGATCGGTGCTCTCTTCGTGCGCCGCGGCACCCAACTCGCGCCGATGGTGCACGGCGGCGGCCAGGAGCGCGGCCTGCGCCCCGGCACCGAGGATGTGGCGGGCGCCCTCGCCTTCGCCGCCGCCGCGGAGGCCGCTGAGGCGGAGCGCGAGACGTCGGTGCGGCGCCTGGGGGCCCTGCGCGACCGTCTGGAAATCGGGCTGCGCGAGCGCGTCCCCCGCATCCAGGTCAACGGCGTGGGCGCGGAGCGGCTCGCGAACGTGAGCAACCTCTCCGTCCCCGACGCGGACCCGGAGATGCTGCTTGTGGGGCTGGACCTGGAGGGGATCGCCGCATCGTCAGGCTCCGCCTGCTCCAGCGGCGCCGTGCAGCCCTCGCACGTCCTGCTGGCGATGGGGATTGCGCCGGAGCTGGCGGGGCCGTCCGTGCGGTTTTCGCTCGGGTGGGGTACGTTGGAGGCGGAGGTGGAGCGGGTGCTGGAGGTGTTTCCCGCGGTGGCGGAACGAGTGCGGAGCTAA